A stretch of Campylobacter showae DNA encodes these proteins:
- the pseH gene encoding UDP-4-amino-4,6-dideoxy-N-acetyl-beta-L-altrosamine N-acetyltransferase: MLELINFTDLTDEQILMILRWRNDERVAKYMKNKSVSEQEHRKFIANLKNDETKRYFLVKEDSDYIGVIDFVDIEANSCEFGIYANPQLKGKGKVLMQTIVEYAAKTLKVGELKSCAYNENEKAIALYRKFGFEIYGRDEQMSYMSLSLRKLDIMAKS; the protein is encoded by the coding sequence ATGCTTGAGCTTATAAATTTCACCGATCTAACGGACGAGCAAATTTTGATGATTTTGCGCTGGCGAAACGACGAGCGAGTCGCGAAGTATATGAAAAACAAAAGCGTGAGCGAGCAAGAACACAGAAAATTTATCGCAAATTTGAAAAATGACGAAACGAAAAGGTATTTTTTGGTAAAAGAGGATAGCGACTACATCGGCGTTATCGATTTCGTGGATATCGAGGCAAATTCTTGCGAATTTGGCATTTACGCAAATCCCCAGCTAAAAGGCAAAGGCAAAGTCCTAATGCAAACAATCGTAGAATACGCCGCCAAAACGCTTAAGGTCGGCGAGCTAAAATCATGCGCCTACAACGAAAACGAAAAAGCGATCGCGCTATACCGCAAATTCGGCTTTGAAATTTACGGGCGCGACGAGCAAATGAGCTATATGTCGTTATCTTTACGCAAACTTGATATAATGGCTAAAAGTTAG
- the pseI gene encoding pseudaminic acid synthase codes for MKIANFDTNEKVFIIAELSANHSGSLQTALDTIKAAKRAGADAIKLQTYTPDSLTLDSRGEDFMIKGGLWDGANLYELYQQALTPREWHEQLFAAARDEGLVCFSSPFCRDDADFLDKFNPPAYKIASFEVTDYDFVRYVALKGKPIIISTGIATEQEIADVVQICKDAGNEQIALLKCTSSYPAPLDGMNLRTIADMKRKFGVEVGFSDHTLGIVAPVVAVSLGARIVEKHFILDKSVRSVDEAFSLDEREFSEMVKAVRDTEALLGKVTYELDDKAVQNRRFSRSLYACADIKEGEIFSEKNVKSVRPGYGLHPKFLPGLLGKKSKREIKFSERITKEDI; via the coding sequence ATGAAAATAGCAAATTTCGACACGAACGAAAAGGTATTTATCATCGCCGAGCTCTCGGCAAATCACTCGGGCAGCCTGCAAACGGCGCTTGACACGATCAAAGCCGCTAAACGCGCTGGCGCGGACGCCATAAAACTGCAAACATACACGCCTGATAGCCTCACGCTAGATTCGCGCGGCGAGGACTTCATGATAAAAGGCGGGCTGTGGGACGGGGCAAATTTATACGAGCTCTACCAGCAAGCTCTGACGCCGCGAGAGTGGCACGAGCAGCTTTTTGCGGCGGCTCGGGACGAAGGGCTAGTCTGCTTTTCAAGCCCATTTTGCAGAGACGACGCGGACTTTTTAGATAAATTTAACCCGCCCGCTTACAAGATAGCAAGCTTTGAGGTCACAGACTATGATTTCGTGCGGTATGTCGCGCTTAAGGGCAAACCGATCATAATCTCCACGGGCATCGCGACCGAGCAAGAGATCGCCGACGTTGTGCAAATTTGTAAAGATGCGGGAAATGAACAAATCGCGCTTTTAAAATGCACGTCTAGCTACCCTGCTCCGCTTGACGGGATGAATCTACGCACGATCGCCGATATGAAACGAAAATTTGGCGTCGAGGTCGGCTTTTCAGACCACACACTAGGTATCGTGGCGCCCGTGGTCGCCGTGAGTCTGGGCGCTCGTATCGTAGAAAAGCACTTTATCCTAGATAAAAGCGTTCGCAGCGTCGATGAGGCCTTTAGCCTGGACGAGCGGGAATTTAGCGAAATGGTAAAAGCCGTGCGAGATACCGAAGCGCTACTTGGCAAAGTAACCTACGAGCTAGACGACAAGGCGGTGCAAAATCGCCGCTTTTCCCGCTCGCTTTACGCTTGCGCGGATATCAAAGAGGGTGAAATCTTTAGCGAAAAAAACGTAAAAAGCGTACGCCCCGGATACGGCTTGCACCCTAAATTTTTACCGGGGCTACTGGGTAAAAAATCAAAAAGAGAGATAAAATTTAGCGAGAGAATCACAAAGGAGGATATATAA